A genomic segment from Luteolibacter ambystomatis encodes:
- a CDS encoding MmcQ/YjbR family DNA-binding protein, giving the protein MDLPDVIAHCLSKPGAEETTPFGPDVLVYKVGGKMFALTVPEDFPARVNLKCDPERAEELRDEYESVIPGYHMNKRHWNTVILNGALPSKLVRELIDHSYDLVVASLPKKKR; this is encoded by the coding sequence ATGGATCTTCCCGACGTCATCGCCCACTGCTTGTCCAAACCCGGGGCGGAGGAAACGACGCCCTTCGGCCCGGACGTGCTCGTTTACAAGGTGGGCGGCAAGATGTTCGCCCTCACCGTGCCGGAGGATTTCCCGGCGCGGGTGAACCTCAAGTGCGACCCCGAGCGGGCCGAGGAACTGCGGGACGAATACGAATCCGTCATCCCCGGCTACCACATGAACAAGCGCCACTGGAACACGGTGATCCTGAACGGGGCGCTGCCTTCCAAGCTGGTCCGGGAGTTGATCGACCATTCCTACGACCTGGTGGTGGCTTCGCTGCCGAAGAAGAAACGGTAG
- a CDS encoding NlpC/P60 family protein — protein sequence MKRFLLLLLALPVVGGLSSCSSQVEAKRPVSYHFESGKTAMLQGGLAYAPRNAPDAVKRAVAAGNRLQGKPYKWGGGHANGEDWGYDCSGTVSYVLRSAGLMKGVGTSKDYFSYGNKGEGRWITIYTRKGHVFMTIAGLRLDTGGRGGGDGPRWRPQTRSAKGTVMRHPDGL from the coding sequence ATGAAACGCTTCCTGCTGCTCCTGCTCGCCCTTCCGGTGGTCGGCGGCCTGTCCTCCTGCTCCAGCCAGGTAGAGGCAAAGCGCCCGGTTTCCTACCACTTTGAATCCGGCAAGACCGCCATGCTCCAAGGCGGCCTCGCCTATGCCCCCCGCAATGCTCCCGACGCCGTGAAACGCGCCGTGGCCGCGGGCAACCGCCTCCAGGGCAAGCCTTACAAGTGGGGCGGTGGCCATGCCAATGGCGAGGACTGGGGCTACGATTGCTCCGGCACCGTCTCCTACGTCCTGCGCTCCGCCGGTCTCATGAAGGGAGTCGGCACCTCGAAGGACTACTTCAGCTACGGCAACAAGGGCGAGGGCAGGTGGATCACCATTTACACCCGCAAGGGCCACGTCTTCATGACCATCGCCGGTCTGCGCCTCGACACGGGCGGACGTGGGGGTGGCGATGGCCCGCGCTGGCGTCCGCAGACCCGCTCCGCCAAAGGCACGGTGATGCGCCATCCGGACGGCCTCTGA
- a CDS encoding DUF3592 domain-containing protein, with protein MKKAKRAGARGSFWFGIIWTLFSSIFLVMGLLAVFQSLFHTTWDKVPCVIERFGIRADLKQSPPFQPDLRFRYSVDGREFTSDRLWPRKNGADDYEKLSNSLEEIRLHAGRDAIEGAAAECHVNPANPTEAFLLPSTGDLWGGLLFATVGGLFVLIGISIMRMAPGKSPEIFHTGEEAPAGSPKGRLLGIAFCGVFATGGLAMIGGMIIPAVTKKTVSSGWVETPAEVVWSRIVEHGSGEDRSTKPDIFYRYTFAGREYHSNRYDLGGGFNGDSAKHDLVRSHPVGTTLLCYVNPRKPWQAIVDRNLKGSVAMFLFPIPFTLVGVGGLVGMWWWPRYQRKLKLKADSTLSWRGKPSEQGVVLTGGSERLVALLGIGFATIFWNSIVGVFVSIAVSEWQSGHPQMFLNLFLIPFVIVGLGLLLVCLNRLLQFRRPSYEVRLVPGALAPGDEGSITWRRSEGRGQPGQLSILLIAVKSIGSDDGKQEKVVHKETLAEIQQPGDCSFQPIRLKIPTTPAGVVWKIRLAPRMASWLPAVPEDLKIPDGKPGIV; from the coding sequence ATGAAAAAAGCCAAGAGGGCGGGAGCAAGGGGATCGTTCTGGTTCGGCATCATTTGGACGCTCTTCAGTTCGATCTTTCTGGTGATGGGGTTGCTGGCTGTTTTCCAAAGCCTTTTCCACACCACTTGGGACAAGGTGCCCTGCGTGATCGAGCGTTTCGGGATCCGCGCGGACCTGAAGCAATCTCCGCCCTTCCAGCCGGATCTCCGCTTCCGCTACAGTGTGGATGGCCGTGAGTTCACCTCCGACCGCCTGTGGCCCCGGAAGAACGGCGCGGACGACTACGAGAAACTGAGTAATTCTCTGGAGGAGATCCGCCTCCACGCCGGTCGGGATGCCATTGAAGGAGCTGCCGCGGAGTGCCATGTGAATCCCGCGAATCCCACCGAAGCCTTCCTGCTGCCGTCCACCGGCGATCTCTGGGGAGGCCTGCTCTTCGCCACCGTGGGAGGCTTGTTCGTGTTGATCGGCATCTCCATCATGCGGATGGCACCGGGAAAAAGTCCGGAGATTTTCCATACCGGGGAAGAAGCGCCCGCCGGGTCACCCAAGGGCAGGCTGCTGGGAATCGCCTTCTGCGGCGTCTTCGCGACAGGCGGGCTTGCGATGATCGGTGGAATGATCATCCCCGCCGTGACGAAAAAGACCGTATCCAGCGGTTGGGTGGAAACCCCGGCGGAAGTCGTCTGGAGCCGGATCGTGGAACACGGCAGTGGCGAAGACCGCAGCACGAAACCGGACATCTTCTACCGCTATACCTTCGCAGGCCGCGAATACCATTCGAACCGCTACGACCTCGGTGGTGGCTTCAACGGAGACTCCGCCAAGCACGATCTCGTCCGCTCCCATCCCGTGGGCACGACCCTCCTCTGCTACGTGAATCCGCGGAAGCCCTGGCAGGCCATCGTGGATCGGAATCTCAAGGGCAGCGTGGCGATGTTTCTGTTCCCCATTCCCTTCACTCTCGTCGGAGTCGGCGGGCTGGTGGGGATGTGGTGGTGGCCCCGCTATCAACGGAAACTCAAGCTCAAAGCCGACTCCACCCTCTCCTGGCGTGGCAAACCGTCTGAACAAGGCGTCGTACTCACCGGCGGATCCGAACGCTTGGTCGCGCTGTTGGGGATCGGCTTCGCGACGATCTTCTGGAACAGCATCGTCGGGGTCTTCGTGAGCATCGCGGTTTCCGAATGGCAGAGCGGCCATCCCCAGATGTTCCTCAATCTCTTCCTCATTCCCTTCGTGATCGTCGGTCTCGGCCTGCTGCTGGTCTGCCTCAACCGGCTGCTCCAATTCCGCCGCCCGTCCTACGAAGTCCGGCTGGTACCGGGCGCCTTGGCTCCCGGAGACGAGGGTTCCATCACGTGGCGGCGGAGCGAGGGCCGCGGCCAGCCCGGGCAGCTCTCCATCCTCCTCATCGCCGTGAAGTCGATCGGTTCGGACGATGGCAAGCAGGAGAAGGTCGTTCACAAGGAAACCTTGGCCGAAATCCAGCAGCCGGGAGACTGCTCCTTCCAACCGATCCGCCTGAAGATCCCAACCACCCCCGCCGGGGTGGTTTGGAAGATCCGGCTGGCTCCACGGATGGCATCCTGGCTGCCCGCTGTTCCCGAGGACCTGAAGATCCCGGACGGAAAACCCGGCATCGTCTGA
- the rdgB gene encoding RdgB/HAM1 family non-canonical purine NTP pyrophosphatase, whose product MEIRPRLVIATRNAHKTAEIRSMIGDRYEVLDVTAFPDLPPVPETGTTFLENARLKALAISREIGGIVLSDDSGLEVDALAGAPGVWSSSYGGEEGNHPRNNERLMREMSDKNQRTARFRCTMVLAEGGMELGNFDGSVEGAIIEERRGEGGFGYDPLFVPAGYDQTFSELGDEVKNQLSHRARALTKVVEWLESRG is encoded by the coding sequence ATGGAAATCCGCCCCCGGCTCGTCATCGCCACCCGCAACGCCCACAAGACCGCGGAAATCCGCTCGATGATCGGGGATCGCTACGAGGTGCTGGATGTCACCGCCTTTCCGGACCTGCCGCCCGTCCCGGAAACCGGCACCACCTTCCTCGAAAACGCCCGCCTCAAGGCCCTCGCCATCAGCCGGGAAATCGGAGGAATCGTCCTCTCCGACGATTCCGGGCTGGAAGTGGACGCGCTTGCCGGAGCTCCCGGTGTGTGGTCCTCCAGCTACGGCGGCGAGGAGGGCAACCACCCGCGCAACAACGAGCGGCTGATGCGGGAGATGTCCGACAAAAACCAGCGCACCGCCCGCTTCCGCTGCACCATGGTCCTCGCCGAGGGCGGCATGGAGCTCGGCAACTTCGACGGCAGCGTGGAAGGCGCGATCATCGAGGAACGGCGTGGCGAAGGCGGCTTCGGCTACGATCCGCTGTTCGTTCCCGCAGGCTACGACCAGACCTTCTCCGAACTCGGCGACGAGGTGAAAAACCAGCTCAGCCACCGCGCGCGGGCGCTGACGAAGGTAGTGGAATGGCTGGAAAGCCGGGGGTGA
- a CDS encoding thioredoxin family protein — protein sequence MKAITWLASLTVGVAALSASAFSATPEGWSTDLEKALATAKKEKKSVLVEFTGSDWCPPCIAMRKNVFSKKEFVEKASKKFILVELDFPKGEKEVAEKNQPLAEKYKIEGFPTVVLLDPEGKEFNRFFASQYPKSEDFLKHLDETLAKKELD from the coding sequence ATGAAAGCAATCACCTGGCTCGCCTCGCTCACGGTCGGTGTCGCCGCCCTTTCCGCCTCCGCCTTCTCCGCTACTCCCGAAGGCTGGTCCACCGATCTCGAAAAAGCCCTCGCCACCGCGAAGAAGGAAAAGAAATCCGTCCTTGTCGAATTCACCGGCTCGGACTGGTGCCCGCCCTGCATCGCCATGCGGAAGAACGTCTTTTCCAAGAAGGAGTTCGTGGAGAAGGCCTCGAAGAAATTCATCCTCGTCGAACTGGATTTCCCGAAGGGAGAGAAGGAAGTCGCCGAGAAGAACCAGCCGCTGGCCGAGAAATACAAGATCGAAGGCTTCCCCACGGTGGTTCTGCTGGATCCGGAGGGCAAGGAGTTCAACCGCTTCTTCGCCTCCCAGTATCCGAAGTCCGAGGACTTCCTGAAACATCTCGATGAGACCCTCGCCAAGAAGGAACTCGACTGA
- a CDS encoding thioredoxin family protein: MKKAALFIATLFATASLSFAGSGAGWTDNYEAAKAQAKKENKTILLDFTGSDWCGWCIKLDKEVFSQKAFKDYAKDKLILVEVDFPHDKRQSRKLKEQNQALAKEFGVKGYPTVILVDGDGKKVGQTGYKEGGDASYVTHLKGLLGSKG, translated from the coding sequence ATGAAGAAAGCCGCCCTGTTCATCGCGACCCTGTTCGCCACCGCCTCCCTCTCCTTCGCCGGCAGCGGCGCGGGCTGGACCGATAATTATGAGGCCGCCAAGGCCCAGGCCAAAAAGGAAAACAAAACCATCCTGCTCGACTTCACCGGCTCCGACTGGTGCGGCTGGTGCATCAAGCTCGACAAGGAAGTCTTCTCCCAGAAGGCCTTCAAGGACTACGCCAAGGACAAGCTGATCCTCGTGGAGGTCGATTTCCCGCACGACAAGCGCCAGAGCCGCAAGCTCAAGGAGCAGAACCAGGCACTGGCCAAGGAATTCGGCGTCAAGGGTTACCCCACGGTCATTCTGGTGGATGGCGATGGCAAAAAAGTCGGCCAGACCGGCTACAAGGAAGGCGGCGACGCGTCCTATGTGACCCACCTCAAGGGCCTGCTCGGTTCCAAGGGCTGA
- the leuS gene encoding leucine--tRNA ligase, with product MSDRRIPFPFDEFEPKWQARWDAEKTFRTPNPGDADFDASKPKFYVLDMFPYPSGSGLHVGHPEGYTATDIIGRAKRRQGFNVLHPMGWDSFGLPAEQYAIKTGQHPAITTTANIATFKRQLKSLGFGYDWDREIATTDPEYVRWTQWIFLQLYSSYYDEETQKARPVAELEAKGWTRDQIDAVRLAFVHEAPVNWSPDLGTVLANEEVEEWRNKGHIVERRPLRQWMLRITSYAQRLIDELEPLDWPEGIKLLQRNWIGRSEGAEVDFQLAGHTVTVFTTRPDTLFGATYMVLAPEHPYVSEITTADQKAAVEAYITACAAKSDLERGDLNKDKSGVFTGAYATNPVNGAQIPVWIADYVMMGYGTGAIMAVPAHDERDFEFAQKFDLPIVQVVQPTGDQEWQGYTDPGTAVNSGFLDGLPTTEAKAKMIGWLEDEGRGKRRVQFKLRDWLFSRQRYWGEPFPLTWKDGHHYAVPDSELPLLAPPLEDYKPSGSPEPLLTKAREWVELPDGSVRETNTMPQWAGSCWYYLRYCDPRNSGRFISEDAESYWGGGEKPGMVDLYVGGTEHAVLHLLYARFWHKVLFDLGHVHTNEPFQRLVNQGLILGEDGRKMSKSFGNVVNPDDVVREYGADSLRLYEMFMGPLEQVKPWSMKGVEGVSRFLARVWRIAFNQNDDGHWDVSPKVQDVPCTDKELLRVVHETVKKVTEDIEKLSFNTAISQMMICTNAFTQVEVAPLKEFTLLLHALNPFAPHLSEEIHARLGGTTPLSETAWPSYDEAALVSDEIEVVVQVNGKLRDKIRISPATAQADVEALAQASERVKEHTDGKTIRKVIYVPGKLVSIVAN from the coding sequence ATGTCCGACCGCCGCATACCCTTTCCTTTCGACGAATTCGAACCCAAGTGGCAGGCCCGCTGGGATGCGGAGAAGACGTTCCGCACCCCGAATCCGGGTGATGCCGACTTCGACGCCTCGAAGCCGAAGTTCTACGTCCTCGACATGTTCCCCTACCCGTCCGGTTCCGGCCTCCACGTGGGCCATCCGGAAGGCTACACCGCCACGGACATCATCGGCCGGGCGAAGCGCCGCCAGGGCTTCAACGTGCTGCACCCGATGGGCTGGGATTCGTTCGGCCTGCCCGCGGAGCAGTACGCCATCAAGACCGGCCAGCATCCGGCGATCACCACCACTGCGAACATCGCCACCTTCAAGCGCCAGTTGAAGTCGCTGGGCTTCGGCTACGATTGGGACCGCGAGATCGCGACGACTGATCCGGAATACGTGCGCTGGACGCAGTGGATCTTCCTGCAGCTCTACTCGTCCTACTACGATGAAGAAACGCAGAAGGCCCGTCCGGTGGCGGAACTGGAAGCGAAGGGCTGGACCCGCGATCAGATCGACGCGGTGCGGCTGGCCTTTGTCCACGAAGCCCCGGTGAACTGGTCGCCGGACCTGGGCACGGTGCTGGCGAACGAGGAAGTCGAGGAGTGGCGGAACAAGGGCCACATTGTCGAGCGTCGTCCGCTGCGCCAGTGGATGCTGCGCATCACGAGCTATGCCCAGCGGTTGATCGATGAACTGGAGCCGCTGGATTGGCCCGAAGGCATCAAGCTGCTGCAGCGCAACTGGATCGGCCGCAGCGAGGGCGCGGAAGTGGATTTCCAGCTGGCCGGTCACACCGTCACCGTGTTCACCACGCGTCCGGACACTCTGTTCGGTGCCACCTACATGGTGCTGGCACCGGAGCATCCGTACGTTTCTGAGATCACCACGGCCGATCAGAAGGCAGCGGTGGAAGCCTACATCACGGCCTGTGCGGCGAAGTCCGATCTGGAGCGTGGCGACCTGAACAAGGACAAGTCCGGCGTCTTCACCGGCGCGTATGCCACCAATCCCGTGAACGGCGCTCAGATCCCGGTGTGGATCGCCGACTACGTGATGATGGGCTACGGCACCGGAGCGATCATGGCCGTGCCCGCTCATGACGAACGCGACTTTGAATTCGCGCAGAAGTTCGACCTGCCGATCGTGCAGGTGGTCCAGCCGACCGGCGATCAGGAGTGGCAGGGCTACACCGATCCCGGCACCGCTGTGAACTCCGGCTTCCTCGATGGTCTGCCGACCACCGAAGCCAAGGCGAAGATGATCGGTTGGCTGGAAGACGAAGGCCGGGGCAAGCGTCGGGTGCAGTTCAAGCTGCGCGATTGGCTGTTCTCCCGTCAGCGCTACTGGGGCGAGCCCTTCCCGCTGACGTGGAAGGACGGCCATCATTACGCCGTGCCGGATTCCGAGCTGCCGCTGTTGGCTCCGCCGTTGGAAGACTACAAGCCCTCCGGCTCCCCCGAGCCGCTGCTGACGAAGGCACGCGAGTGGGTGGAACTGCCGGACGGTTCGGTCCGCGAGACCAACACCATGCCGCAATGGGCCGGCTCCTGCTGGTATTATCTGCGCTACTGCGATCCTCGTAATTCCGGTCGCTTCATTTCGGAGGACGCCGAGTCGTACTGGGGCGGCGGTGAAAAGCCGGGCATGGTCGACCTGTACGTCGGCGGCACCGAGCACGCCGTGCTGCACCTGCTCTACGCCCGCTTCTGGCACAAGGTGCTTTTCGACCTCGGCCACGTCCACACCAACGAGCCGTTCCAGCGCCTGGTCAACCAGGGCCTGATCCTCGGCGAGGATGGCCGCAAGATGTCGAAATCCTTCGGCAATGTGGTGAACCCGGATGACGTCGTGCGCGAGTACGGCGCGGATTCGCTGCGCCTGTATGAGATGTTCATGGGCCCGCTGGAACAGGTGAAGCCTTGGAGCATGAAGGGTGTGGAAGGCGTCTCGCGCTTCCTGGCGCGCGTCTGGCGCATCGCTTTCAACCAGAACGATGACGGCCATTGGGATGTCTCCCCGAAGGTCCAGGACGTGCCATGCACGGACAAGGAACTGCTGCGGGTGGTGCATGAGACTGTCAAGAAGGTCACCGAGGACATCGAGAAGCTGTCGTTCAACACCGCGATCTCGCAGATGATGATCTGCACCAACGCCTTCACCCAGGTGGAGGTGGCTCCGCTGAAGGAGTTCACGTTGCTGCTGCACGCGCTCAATCCCTTCGCCCCCCATCTGAGCGAGGAAATCCACGCCCGCCTCGGCGGTACCACGCCGCTCAGCGAAACCGCATGGCCATCCTATGACGAGGCCGCCCTGGTCAGCGACGAGATCGAGGTGGTGGTGCAGGTGAATGGCAAGCTGCGCGACAAGATCCGCATCTCACCCGCCACCGCCCAGGCCGATGTCGAAGCTCTCGCCCAAGCCAGCGAGCGCGTGAAGGAGCACACCGACGGTAAGACGATCCGCAAGGTCATATACGTCCCCGGCAAGCTCGTCAGCATCGTGGCGAATTGA
- a CDS encoding peptidoglycan-binding domain-containing protein, with protein MKTTQMIGALVAATLSTTSLAQADWYGSHDGDRGSYYGPRSGGYVEVDYRGGRGGYDHDRGYGGGDRGGYGGGYGGSYHRRPMSLEARAQLRLRSMGYYRGPIDGDFGYGSRRALARFQRDHRLRITGWLDWSTRRALGL; from the coding sequence ATGAAAACGACTCAAATGATCGGCGCCCTTGTCGCCGCGACCCTTTCCACCACCTCCCTGGCCCAGGCCGACTGGTACGGTTCCCATGACGGCGACCGCGGCTCCTACTATGGTCCTCGTAGTGGTGGCTACGTGGAGGTGGACTACCGTGGTGGCCGTGGCGGCTACGACCACGACCGCGGCTACGGTGGCGGCGACCGTGGTGGATATGGCGGCGGCTACGGCGGAAGCTACCATCGCCGCCCGATGAGCCTCGAAGCCCGCGCGCAGCTCCGCCTCCGCAGCATGGGCTACTACCGCGGCCCCATCGACGGTGACTTCGGCTACGGCTCGCGCCGCGCCCTCGCCCGCTTCCAGCGCGACCACCGCCTGCGCATCACCGGCTGGCTCGACTGGTCGACCCGCCGCGCGCTGGGACTGTGA
- a CDS encoding YXWGXW repeat-containing protein produces the protein MNLKQIPMWGTLGAWALCGSLTTLQEARAIPAEEDQQPQQEGAETLTRGPVHEAFAETVSYNPVAGIIVKKEPPANIEEVPPDQQLVGNNVSWIPGYWGWEDEGSDFIWISGIWRNLPPGRQWVPGYWNPIDAGYQWVSGYWSDAQTEEVAYLPEPPASLENGPSVEASSSDQVWTPGSWVYQEDRYAWSPGYWQAAQPDWTWMPAHYSWTPHGYVFVPGYWDYDVPRRGVLFAPVRFAPDYYSRPGFVYSPVTVISLVVFAEHLFLRPNYCHYYYGDYYAPRYRDSGFYAPYAYYSDRRRGFDPIFAKEIWQNRKDRNWLRQREADFLFRRDNENARPPRTWGALQALARNPDAKDARAMAFVKPFSQYTKDAKGPQRFKPLAAPDKERFLAQKQEMVKFAADRRKLEGVTKGAGAEAPKRTTVEKTKFERSPIFGRAADKLAKGEAPPKLPPMRKIDPKAMPGGVPDTRGPDRKGDDTAMDERGKPGPKTDLPNDPREGKGIRPKGNDQQPKEPGNETIPRRKATPNEAPQGVPDRTPRVDPEKTPKVEPKKVMPREEPEKKQVEPRKVVPQDTPRREVPEPERKIVPKPEPKVMPKPEPKVVPRPEPKVMPTPQPKVQPQPKQVVPKGPAVNPAGDGVPQRRGNDRRKDKDKDN, from the coding sequence ATGAATCTGAAACAAATTCCGATGTGGGGAACCCTCGGCGCGTGGGCGCTGTGTGGTTCGCTCACCACGCTCCAGGAGGCGCGGGCGATCCCCGCCGAAGAGGACCAGCAGCCACAGCAGGAAGGCGCGGAAACCCTGACCCGCGGCCCCGTCCACGAGGCCTTTGCCGAAACGGTGAGCTACAATCCGGTCGCCGGTATCATCGTGAAGAAGGAGCCGCCCGCGAACATCGAGGAAGTGCCGCCGGACCAGCAGCTCGTCGGCAACAACGTCTCCTGGATCCCCGGCTATTGGGGATGGGAGGATGAGGGCTCGGACTTCATCTGGATCAGCGGCATCTGGCGCAATCTGCCGCCGGGCCGCCAGTGGGTGCCCGGTTACTGGAATCCCATTGATGCCGGGTACCAATGGGTCTCCGGGTATTGGTCGGATGCGCAGACGGAGGAGGTCGCTTATCTGCCGGAGCCGCCCGCGAGTCTGGAGAACGGTCCGAGTGTGGAGGCCTCGTCCAGTGACCAGGTGTGGACGCCCGGCAGCTGGGTTTATCAGGAGGACCGTTATGCCTGGAGTCCCGGCTACTGGCAGGCCGCGCAGCCGGATTGGACGTGGATGCCGGCCCACTACAGTTGGACACCGCACGGCTATGTCTTCGTGCCCGGTTACTGGGACTATGATGTGCCGCGCCGCGGGGTGTTGTTCGCGCCGGTGCGTTTCGCACCGGACTATTATTCGCGTCCGGGCTTCGTGTACTCGCCGGTTACGGTGATCAGCCTGGTCGTATTCGCGGAGCATTTGTTCCTACGCCCGAACTACTGCCACTACTACTACGGTGACTACTATGCCCCCCGTTACAGGGACAGCGGCTTCTACGCACCCTATGCCTACTATTCCGACCGTCGCCGCGGCTTCGATCCGATCTTCGCCAAGGAGATCTGGCAGAACCGGAAGGACCGGAACTGGCTGAGACAGCGTGAGGCGGATTTCCTGTTCCGCCGCGACAATGAGAACGCCCGCCCGCCGCGCACGTGGGGAGCCTTGCAGGCTCTCGCACGGAATCCCGATGCGAAGGACGCGCGCGCCATGGCCTTCGTGAAACCCTTCTCGCAATACACGAAGGATGCGAAAGGCCCGCAGCGCTTCAAACCTCTCGCCGCACCGGACAAGGAGCGCTTCCTCGCGCAGAAACAGGAGATGGTGAAATTCGCCGCTGATCGGCGGAAGCTGGAGGGTGTGACGAAGGGTGCCGGTGCCGAAGCACCGAAACGCACGACGGTTGAAAAGACCAAGTTCGAGCGCTCGCCCATCTTCGGTCGTGCGGCTGACAAGCTCGCGAAGGGAGAAGCTCCGCCGAAATTGCCGCCGATGAGGAAGATCGATCCGAAAGCCATGCCGGGGGGAGTTCCCGACACCCGTGGACCGGATCGCAAAGGCGATGACACCGCGATGGATGAACGCGGCAAGCCCGGTCCCAAGACCGACCTTCCCAATGATCCGCGGGAAGGCAAAGGCATCCGGCCGAAAGGCAACGACCAGCAGCCGAAGGAACCGGGCAACGAAACCATCCCACGCCGCAAGGCGACTCCGAACGAGGCCCCGCAGGGAGTTCCGGACAGAACGCCCCGCGTCGATCCGGAGAAGACTCCGAAAGTTGAACCGAAGAAGGTGATGCCGCGCGAAGAGCCGGAGAAAAAGCAGGTCGAACCGCGCAAGGTGGTGCCCCAGGACACGCCGCGCCGCGAGGTGCCAGAGCCCGAGCGGAAGATCGTTCCAAAACCGGAACCGAAGGTCATGCCCAAGCCGGAGCCGAAGGTGGTTCCACGTCCTGAACCCAAGGTGATGCCAACCCCTCAACCCAAGGTCCAGCCGCAGCCCAAGCAGGTGGTGCCCAAAGGCCCGGCGGTGAATCCAGCCGGTGACGGTGTGCCCCAGCGCCGCGGCAATGACCGCAGGAAGGACAAGGACAAAGACAACTGA
- a CDS encoding sensor histidine kinase, with the protein MKATGSSWCNWAALAVCAALVLGAMTWLTRNVLSSEHERSNAEARADLQERMRLALWRMDAAGTAIIVDESQRPVGETNLPAEPADSPVRMRFELSENGSLSARMGESRLPELKRLLRDTSEGRVVFTALCGSIELSNSNWEATKKEPDYAQQQQKEQVFQRDSAPAQAASNEKELSLRSKAVDTQVTKAQSRAGGDYKNANPGAVKPPVAPPIPPALPGGNGGGRILRDAGPLRPSWIGGQLFLLRKVAWEGTPPSGGKTIEGVWLDPLALQQSLLEEIRDLLPMARLAPAVGISSDAMVLASFPFRLETGEKPSPAAVPRPIVISLAAGWAAAILAILAASLLVRGIVRLSERRASFVSAVTHELRTPLTTFRLYSDMLEAGAVKEEKRADYLHVLTREADRLSHLVENVLAFSRIERGSARAMVKQITARELLEPMRERFASRLDSAGMTLHMDLETEAASRLLKVDTAAVEHILFNLVDNAAKYAGKGSLAMRVEPLPNGVAIRVSDQGPGIPASEHKRIFRAFHKSARDAAETRPGVGLGLALSRRLARSMGGDLNCDATATNGASFVLSLPS; encoded by the coding sequence ATGAAGGCGACCGGCAGTTCATGGTGCAACTGGGCGGCGCTCGCGGTGTGCGCGGCGCTGGTGCTGGGCGCGATGACCTGGCTGACGCGCAACGTCCTCTCCTCCGAACACGAACGTTCGAACGCGGAGGCCCGTGCCGATCTCCAGGAGCGGATGCGGCTCGCGCTTTGGCGCATGGACGCCGCGGGCACGGCCATCATCGTGGACGAAAGCCAGCGGCCCGTGGGCGAAACCAACCTGCCGGCGGAACCCGCGGACAGCCCGGTGCGGATGCGCTTCGAACTTTCCGAGAATGGCAGCCTCTCGGCCCGCATGGGCGAATCCCGCCTGCCCGAACTCAAACGCCTCCTCCGCGACACCAGCGAGGGCCGCGTGGTCTTCACCGCCCTCTGCGGATCGATCGAACTCAGCAACAGCAACTGGGAAGCAACCAAGAAGGAGCCCGACTACGCACAGCAGCAACAAAAGGAGCAGGTCTTCCAGCGCGACAGCGCTCCCGCCCAGGCTGCGTCCAACGAGAAGGAACTGTCCTTGCGCAGCAAAGCCGTGGACACCCAGGTCACGAAGGCGCAGAGCCGGGCCGGAGGAGACTACAAGAATGCGAACCCCGGTGCTGTGAAGCCGCCGGTGGCGCCCCCCATCCCGCCGGCACTTCCGGGGGGGAATGGCGGCGGGCGGATTCTCCGCGACGCCGGGCCGCTGCGGCCGTCTTGGATCGGCGGGCAGTTGTTCCTGCTCCGCAAGGTGGCGTGGGAAGGCACTCCGCCAAGCGGCGGCAAAACCATCGAAGGCGTGTGGCTGGATCCCCTCGCCTTACAGCAGTCCTTGCTGGAGGAGATCCGCGATCTGCTGCCGATGGCCAGGCTGGCACCCGCTGTCGGGATCTCTTCGGATGCGATGGTGCTCGCCTCGTTCCCATTCCGCCTCGAAACCGGTGAGAAGCCCTCGCCCGCCGCGGTGCCCCGGCCGATCGTCATTTCACTGGCTGCAGGTTGGGCAGCAGCGATTCTCGCGATCCTGGCGGCCTCGCTGCTGGTCCGCGGCATCGTGCGCCTCAGCGAGCGCCGGGCGTCCTTTGTCTCCGCCGTGACCCACGAGTTGCGCACGCCGCTCACCACCTTCCGCCTCTATTCCGACATGCTGGAAGCCGGCGCGGTGAAGGAGGAGAAGCGCGCCGACTACCTGCACGTGCTCACCCGCGAGGCCGACCGCCTCTCCCACCTCGTCGAAAACGTTCTCGCCTTTTCACGCATCGAGCGAGGCAGCGCCCGCGCGATGGTGAAGCAGATCACCGCACGCGAGTTGCTGGAACCCATGCGCGAACGCTTCGCCTCGCGCTTGGATTCCGCAGGCATGACGCTCCACATGGATCTGGAAACCGAGGCCGCTTCACGACTGCTCAAGGTGGATACCGCCGCCGTGGAGCACATCCTCTTCAACCTTGTGGACAATGCCGCGAAGTACGCGGGCAAAGGCTCGCTCGCGATGCGCGTGGAACCCCTGCCAAACGGCGTGGCCATCCGTGTCAGCGATCAGGGACCGGGCATCCCGGCCAGCGAGCACAAGCGCATCTTCCGCGCCTTCCACAAATCCGCACGCGATGCCGCGGAGACCCGCCCCGGCGTGGGTCTGGGCTTGGCGCTTTCCCGGCGCCTCGCGCGGTCGATGGGCGGCGATCTGAATTGCGATGCGACTGCTACCAATGGCGCATCGTTCGTGCTCAGTCTTCCATCCTGA